In Macaca thibetana thibetana isolate TM-01 chromosome 12, ASM2454274v1, whole genome shotgun sequence, the genomic window GGTCGGATGGTCACCTAATCTATTATGATGACCAGACTCGGCAGAATATCGAGGATAAGGTCCACATGCCAGTGGACTGTATCAACATCCGCACAGGGCAGGAATGTCGGGGTGAGCTGGCCTGTCTTGGCCAACTTCTGTCTTCTGCTCTTCCTCTGTCTCGGTGGGAACTGGGTCCTCTTCCTTCCGCGTTCTGCTTTCATTAACAGATTGAAGAAGGGCTCCATCTCAGAGGGGCGGCCACAGTGGCGCCCCAGGCACTTAGATTGTGAACCACATGGTCGGGGCAAATCAATTTTCTCACCTGAGTTAAACTCAGAGTCCACGTCTCTTCTTCTCATGGAGAGGGAACCAGAGCGCTGGGAACCTCAAGAAGCACAGGCCACCCTAGACTGTTGATTTTGTACTCAGAAAATGGCTTCTGTTTGATGGGGACTGCAATCAATTGCTTAAAATCTGGGAtgttggccgggtatggtggctcatgcctgtaatcccagcactgggaggctgaggtgggtggatcacgaggtcaggagttcaagaccagcctggccaagatggtgaaatcccatctctactaaaaatacaaaaaaattagccaggtgtggtggcagttgcctgtaatctcagctacttgggaggccgaggcagagaattgcctgaacccgggagtcagaggttgcagtgagccgaatacATTTTGTAGATGTCATCTTGACAGCTGGTCCTGTCAGTCAGCCTagctgtgttctttctttctgcatTATTGGAAAGGCACGGGGTTCTTTCATAGATGTAGCGCTTGATTTTTTGTCTAGTCCTTTGCTTCTCTGAGCTGGTAGTTCTTAGAAAATGTAAGGAGAAATCCTGAAAAaagttcttttcttctgcttatttttcaTAGATATTCAGCCTCCAGATGGAAAGTCAAAAGACTGCATGCTCCAGATTGTTTGTCGAGATGGGAAAACAATTAGTCTTTGTGCAGAAAGCACAGACGATTGCTTGTAAGTTTTGCTTTCTTAcgtgtttaatttaaaaagtattttctattttaacttctgattaccaaaaaatgaaaagaatgggcGTGGAGTTCTCTTTCAGGCGTCAGAATGAGGGACTCAGTGGATGTGTGAGAGAAATGCAAGAGTCGCTTTTCCAGTTCTGGTTTCCGCCTCCCTGAGACTGCCTGGGCCTATCGAATTGTGGAGAAAATGGCAGAAAGGAATAGCAGTTTCGTcatgctctctctttttttttcttttttctttttttttattattatactttaagttttagggtacatgtgcacaacgtgcaggtttgttacatatgtatacatgtgccatgttggtgtgctgcacccattaactagtcatttacattaggtgtatgtcctaatgcaatccctcccccctccccctaccccaagacaggccccagtgtgtgatgttccccaccttgtgtccaagtgttctcactgttcagttcccacctatgagtg contains:
- the LOC126933036 gene encoding pleckstrin homology domain-containing family B member 2; protein product: MAFVKSGWLLRQSTILKRWKKNWFDLWSDGHLIYYDDQTRQNIEDKVHMPVDCINIRTGQECRDIQPPDGKSKDCMLQIVCRDGKTISLCAESTDDCL